The Lactobacillus acidophilus DNA segment GGCTAGCAAAAAATGTAAATTTCGGGGATGTCAGCACATCAAAGAACCAGGTTGTGAGGTTAAGAAATTACTCGAAGAGGGTAAGATCCTCCATAGTCGTTATGATGACTATTTAGCAATGCGAACAGAAATTAATGAAGGACGAATGCCAGAATATTTAAAATAGAGGAAAAAATATGATTATTGCACCATCAATTTTAAATGCAGATAACTTGAATTTAGAAACTGATATAAAAGAGGCTATTGCAGCTGGTATAAATCGCTTTCATATTGATATTATGGATGGTCACTTTGTACCTAACTTATCTTTTGGTCCACAATTAGTTGAAGACTTTAAACGTGAATTTCCAATGACAGATGCAGAAATTCATTTGATGAGTGATAGTCCAGATGACCTGGTACCAGCCTTTGTTAACGCAGGCGCTGATTTAATTGAGCTACACTATGAGGCAATGGATGAAGATAAGCTAGACTATTGGTTAGATTATTTAATTTCTAATGGTGTAAATACAGGCTTAGCACTTAATCCAGATACGCCTAGTGATGTAGTTACTAAATATGTGTCAAAACTTAATCAAGTATTAGTAATGACAGTTTATCCTGGGTTTGGCGGCCAAGAGTTTATAGCTAATTCTGCTCAAAAAATTAAGGAAGTAAGAGAATTAGTAGGTCCAGATATTGATATTGAAGTAGACGGTGGTATTAACAATCAAACAATCAAAATTGCTAAAGACGCTGGAGCAAATGTATTTGTAGTAGGGTCATATTTGTATAAGGCTGGTAATATAGCCAATCAAGTTCATAAATTAGAAGATATTCTTAAGTGATGAAAGCATATGCATTAGTAGGTGGGCCAACTGATTTGTGGCTACATGATATAAAAAAGCAGTTAACTGAAGCTAAGCAGAATAATGATTTGATTTTTGGCGTTGATCGTGGTGCGTTGTTTTTAGAAGAATTAGGTATTATCCCCGATGTAGCTATAGGTGATTTTGATTCGCTTCAAGCTAAAGATTTATCTCGAATTGAAAAGACAGTTAAGGACATTAGATATTCTAATCCGATAAAAGACTGGACTGATTCTGAAATAATGGTGCAAACGGTCTTTAAAGACTATCTAGCAGATAAATTAATAATTTTAGGTGCCAGTGGTGGAAGAATAGATCACTTTTTAATTAATTTATTAATGTGGTTAAATCCTTCGATTAATCAATTTGCTCAAAGAGTTGAAATAATTGATAAACAAAATAGTATTGTGTTTTTTAACCCTGGCGTCCATATAATTAAAAAAAAGCCAGATTATCCGTACATTGGTTTTGCTACATTGTCAGAAACTGAAGACTTTAATATAAGTGGTGCGAGATATGATTTAAATGATTATTCAAGTACATATCCTCGAGTTTTTTCTTCAAATGAATTTTTACCTAATAGCGATTATTTTGAAATATCATTAAAAAAAGGAATGATTGCAGCAATTTATTCTAAAGATATTAATCGCTTTCATAATTTATAAAAAAGTGTAAAAATAGGTGTAGAGAAAAAGAAATGAGGAAATATTTATGAAATACACTGATTTTGAGAAAGACGTTGCTGATTTTGAAAATGGTCGTTATGAAGCACGACTTGATCGTGCTAAGCAAAATGTTGAAGACTATCTGCATAAAAATCATGTTCATATCTTCGATAAGAAGAAGAACAAGGAAGTTGCTACAATCAATGGTTTGG contains these protein-coding regions:
- the rpe gene encoding ribulose-phosphate 3-epimerase codes for the protein MIIAPSILNADNLNLETDIKEAIAAGINRFHIDIMDGHFVPNLSFGPQLVEDFKREFPMTDAEIHLMSDSPDDLVPAFVNAGADLIELHYEAMDEDKLDYWLDYLISNGVNTGLALNPDTPSDVVTKYVSKLNQVLVMTVYPGFGGQEFIANSAQKIKEVRELVGPDIDIEVDGGINNQTIKIAKDAGANVFVVGSYLYKAGNIANQVHKLEDILK
- a CDS encoding thiamine diphosphokinase, producing MKAYALVGGPTDLWLHDIKKQLTEAKQNNDLIFGVDRGALFLEELGIIPDVAIGDFDSLQAKDLSRIEKTVKDIRYSNPIKDWTDSEIMVQTVFKDYLADKLIILGASGGRIDHFLINLLMWLNPSINQFAQRVEIIDKQNSIVFFNPGVHIIKKKPDYPYIGFATLSETEDFNISGARYDLNDYSSTYPRVFSSNEFLPNSDYFEISLKKGMIAAIYSKDINRFHNL